One Hyphomonadaceae bacterium BL14 genomic window, CAGCACGTCAACGCCGCGCGCCAGGGCGCGGATTTGCGGGCCGGCCTTGGCGCCGCCATAGACGACGGTGTGGGTGAGGCCGGTGAACTTGCCATAGGCGGCGACCGACACGCCGATCTGGGCGGCCAGTTCGCGCGTCGGCGCCAGGATCAGCGCACGGCACGACAGGCCCGGCGCTTTCTTGTTGTCCGCCAGAAGACGGGTCAGCAGCGGCAGCACGAAGGCCGCCGTCTTGCCGGTGCCGGTCTGGGCCAGGCCGACCATGTCGCGCCCGGTCAGAAACAACGGGATGGCGCGCGCCTGGATCGGGGTCGGGGTGTCATACCCTTCAGCAGTAACGGCACGCAAAACGGGCTCGGCCAGACCGAGCTGGGAGAAAGTGGTCAAAACAGATATTCCTTCTGGCCCGGGAGCGCGCATGCGCCAGCCGGCCATTCAAACAGTTATGGGAAAGCGTCCGCGCAGATCAGCCGCCGTCGACGGGCCTTATGGCCCTCGCCCGGACTGAATCATGGCGGCCCATGGCCGCCTTGCCGATCCGATCGAAGCACGTGGGCGGTTTCAGCCGCCTCTACGCCCGCGCTTCATGCGATGAGCGCTCTATGACCGGGTTTGAAGGCGAAAGCAAGGCGATAGATGGAATGGGGATGCGCGCGTCTCTGTCTTCCCCGCTTGCAGGGAGGGCGATCGCATTTGGACCAGGCGGGTTGGCTCATCCGGCCTCGCGGTGAATGGCTCAGGCCGCCGCCTTGTTTTACTCTTCCGCTTGTGGGGAGAAGACAGTCCATTTTCCAGCGCAATGCGACCCCGTCTCCCCGTCATTCCTTGCTGAGCCGTTTTCGCCAGCGTCGCAGTCTGTCTAAGGACGACCGAGCCTGCGCCCGGTCACCGCACGGCGGCGGCCCGGAGGGCCGTTCTTGACAGACTGCGATCGCCTTGCGTGATCCTCCAGCATGGAGCGATGGGGAGGCCTGACGTCCGGGGAGCGCCTCAAGCTGGAGCCGGCAACGGCCCTTGCCTCAAGTCAGAGGCCCACCCTGCCATTGCAGTGAAGGGGATCGGCCGCCCTAGAACGTCAGCACCGCCGCGTTGGGATCCAGCAAGCGCGCCGCCATGGCGTCGGGCGAGGCGGGCGTGACGCCGTCCAGCAGGACCGACGCGTCGGCGCCCAGGCCCGGCAGATAGATGGCGCACACCTCCACCGTCACACCATGCTCGCTCATCAGGGTCTGCATCAGGCCCTGCGGGCTGGCGCCGCGCGGCGCCTGGCCGTCCGTGGCGCTGGCGGGCGCGTCGCGCAGGGCGATATCGCCGGCCGGTCCGCACAGCATGACATGCGCCTGCGCGCCCTGGCGCACGGAGGCGGCGGTCAGCACCATGGCCATCAGCTGGGTCTGCGGATCGGCAGCGGTGACAATGGTCACCAGCTGGCGCGGGGCCTCAGCGGACCCCGCTGCGTCCTGTGTGTCAGCGCTGGCGCAGGCGGCGGCAGGGATCGCGGCGAGCGCGATTGCGAAAACGAGATGTTTCATGAAATCCTCCGGGAGGTGGGCGAACACGCTACATGTACTAGTAGGCAGCGCCACGATCTGCGCCAATCGACCGCATGACCGGGCGCAATTAATGTGGTATTTGCATTACCTCTTTTAGTCAATATGCCTGTCCCGCACGGCCAGGCGTGGAGGTCATCGCCATGGACTCAGCTGACGCACTGATGCTTTCGCGGATCCAGTTCGCGGCCAATATCAGCTTCCACATCCTGTTTCCCACGGTCACCATTGCGTTGGGCTGGGTGCTGGTCTTCTTCAAGATGCGCTATGCGGCAACGCGCAATGAATGGTGGATGCAGGCCTATTTCTTCTGGGTGAAAGTGTTCGCCTTGTCATTTGCGCTCGGCGTAGTGTCGGGCATCACAATGTCCTTTCAGTTCGGCACCAACTGGCCCGGCTTCATGGAACGGGTGGGCAATATCGCGGGACCGCTCCTGGCCTATGAAGTGCTGACGGCCTTCTTCCTGGAAGCGGTGTTCTTGGGGATCATGCTGTTTGCCTTCCGCCGGGTTCCAGGGTGGCTGCACACTTCCGCCACGGTCGCGGTTGCCGTCGGCACGACGCTGTCGGCCTTCTGGATAATCGTATTGAACAGCTGGATGCATACGCCCCAGGGTTTTGAGATGCGCGACGGCGTGGCGCACGTGCTCAGCTGGATCGAGATCATCTTCAACCCGTCCATGCCATACCGGCTGAGCCACATGCTGCTGGCCTCGGGCTTGACCGTCGCCTTTCTGATCGCGGGCCTGTCGGCCCTGCGCTGGCTCTTGGGCGACCGCAAGGAGGAGGTTGGCAAGTCACTCAAGATCGGTCTGTGGCTGGGCGCAATCCTGATCCCTGCCCAGATAGTTTTGGGCGATCTTCACGGCCTCAACACGCTGGAACACCAGCCCGCGAAAGTCGCGGCCATGGAAGCCAATTGGGAGACGCGCGGGAACGTGCCGCTGATCCTGTTCGCCTTGCCGGACGAAGAGGCCCGTGAAAACCGGTTCGAACTGGGCGTGCCCAGCGGCGCCAGCCTGATCCTCAAACATCATGCCGATGGCGTCGTGCCCGGCCTCAATGATTTCATCACCGAGGATGGCGACATTCTGCATCCGCCGGTGGCTCCGGTATTCTGGGCGTTCCGCATCATGGTGGGGATCGGGTTCTTGATGCTGATTTTCGCTTATGCCGGGCTATGGTTCAGCCGGGGGCGCCGTCACATCGAGGGCATGCCGCGCATCCTGCTCTGGGGGCTGGTCGGGATGAGCATTTCGGGATGGGTGGCGACGCTCGCAGGATGGTACACAACCGAGATCGGACGCCAGCCTTGGCTGGTGCACGGCGTGCTGACCACGCACGATGCAGTCGGCCCGGTCGGCCCCTCCATGGTGCTGTCCTCCCTGCTGGCTTACCTGGCCGTCTATGCCGTCCTTCTGACCGCCTATGGGGGGGTGCTGATCTATCTGGTGCGCAGCGCCGCAGCCGGCGCCGATTCCGAACCCCGGTCGCAAGCCGGATCGCGCCCCTTCCAGACAACAGCAGCGGAGTGATCCCATGAGCTGGTTTGCCGATCCTGAAATCTGGCTGCCGGTCGCGTTCGCCGCGCTGATGGGCCTGGCCATCATGATCTATGTGGTGCTGGACGGTTACGATCTGGGGATCGGACTGCTGATGCCGCTGGTCAGCGATGCGGAGAAGGATCGCATGATCGCCTCCATCGGACCATTCTGGGACGCCAACGAGACATGGCTGGTGCTGGCTGTCGGCCTGCTGCTGGTTGCATTTCCCCTCGCCCACGGCGTCATCCTCACAGCTCTTTACTTGCCGGTGGCGGTCATGCTGATCGGCCTGATCATCCGCGGCGTATCATTCGAGTTTCGCGTCAAGGCGCCAGCTGGCCACAAGCGATCATGGAATACGGCCTTCTTCGCAGGCTCGCTGATGACCGCCAGCTCACAGGGCTACATGCTTGGCCTGTATGTCATGGGTCTGGAACATACCTGGCTCAACACGGGCTTCGCCCTGCTGTGCGCCGCGCTGTTGATGATCGGTTACAGCCTGATCGGCGCCACCTGGCTTATCTACAAGACGGATGCGGACCTGCAACGCAAAGCTGTCGCGTGGGCCCGGCGCGGGGTCTGGGGCGTGGCTGTGGCCATCGCCACAATTTCTGCCGTAACGCCGCTGGCGAGTCCGCGCATCTGGGACAAATGGTTCACCCTTCCGCAACTGATCTTTCTGGCCCCGCTGCCGATTTTATCGGCCGTGCTGTTGATCGCGCTGGCCATGGTGTTACGGCGCATGCCGATGGCGGATGACCGGCTGGCTTGGTCCCCATTCGCTCTGGTGAGCGGACTGGTCGTGCTGGCATTCATTGGCCTAGCCTATAGCTTCTACCCGTATGTTGTGCCTGAAAGGATGACACTTTACGAAGCTGCGGCGGCGCCGGGGAGCCTGGCCATCATGCTGGTCGGCGCCGTGGTCGTGGTCCCTGTCATTATCGGGTATTCGGTGCTGTCCTACTGGGTGTTTCGTGGCAAGGCCACCGATCTGCGCTATGATTAGAGACAGCCTCATTGAAACAGGGCGGGCGCCGGGCGCCCGCCCTGTTCAGAAATGACCTCTCACGTCAGAGCGTGAGCGCGGTCGTCACAGCTCGCGGGTGGAGAAGTACCAGTCGGTGGTGTCATAGCCTTCCGAGGCCCGCGCTTCGGCCGCAGCCGAAGTTGCCGGCGGCGGCACGATCACCCGGTCGCCCGGCTTCCAGCCTTCAGGCGTAGCCACTTTCTCGCGATCTGACGTCTGCAGCGCCTGCACAAGGCGGACAAACTCCTCAATCGAGCGGCCATTGGACATGGGATAATACACCATGGCCCGCAAAACCCCCTCGGGGTCGATCAGGAATGTGGCGCGCACCGCCGCCGTGTCCGAGGCGCCCGGCTGCACCATGCCATAGGCATGGGCGACATTCATGGACAGGTCGGCGATGATCGGAAAACCGATCTCCACGCCGAATTTCTCCTTGATGTTGCGCACCCAGGCGATGTGGGCGTAATGGCTGTCGATGGACAGGCCCAGAAGCTCCACATTCAGCGCCGAGAACCGGTCCTGGGCCTTGGCGAAGGCGATGAATTCGGTGGTGCACACCGGGGTGAAGTCCGCCGGGTGCGAGAACAGAATCAGCCATTTGCCCTTGTAGTCGGCGAGGGTTTTGCGGCCGTGGGTGGTCGGCGCGTCAAAGGCCGGGGCCGGCTCGTTCAGACGGGGCAATTGCACGGGGGCGAAGTCAGTCATGTCTTCATCCTTTACAGACATCGCGCCGAACCAGTGCGGCGCGTTGACAGGACCATCGCATAAAAAGTCGTATTTAAAATACTAATTAAAGGGATGGAGGATATAGATCGTCCCTATAGGCCTGTCACGGCCTGGGCTGAACCGGCGGCGCACCGGCCGGTTCGGGCACGCCATCCCGGGCTGCCAGACGGTCGAGCAATACCGACCGGTTGCTGGCGATATCGGCAATAGTCACCTGGTCCAGCTCGGCGAGAAAGGCTTGCATCGCCCGCTTCATTGCCGCCGAGAGCCGGCAAACACCGATCAGGGGGCAGGTGTTGGTATCGCTGTTGAAGCACTCCACCAGCTCAATGGGACCTTCAGTGTGGCGCACCACGTCCCCGACGGTGATGGTGTCAGCCCCGCGCGACAGCTTCACACCGCCGCCCCGGCCACGCACGACCTCCAGATAGCCCTCGCGCGCCAGGGTATTGGCCGCTTTGAGCAGGTGGTGGCGCGAAATCCCGTGGGCACGCGCAACCTGCTCCATTTGAACATGATCTGGCGCACGCAACGCTGCGAACTGGAGGATTCTAAGGGCGTAGTTGGAAAATTGAGTGAGCTTCATTGCACTTCCCCGCGCGTCAGTTTGTCATACCCTAGAGCGCTTTCATCCCGGTTGGGACCATGATTGCCTGTCGCGCCGCCTGGGTACCGCCACCCGCAGGAAAGTCCGCCCATGCCCCCGTTGATCCGCTTCATCCTGCGCCATGGCCTGATCGGCTTTTGTATCGGGATTGCGTTCACCACGCTGATCCTGGTGCTGGATGTGGGCGCGATCCGCACGCTCACCCGCGCCAGCACCGAAGGGACGGTCTTGCGCCTGATGCTCGCCTTCCTGATCTCGTCCACCTTCATCAGCGTCCAGATCGGAATCGCCGTCATGTTCCCGCCCAGCCGCAAGGCCGATCCGATGGCCCCGCCCGAGCCGGGCGATCAGGACGACAACCGGTGACGATCGCCGCCAGCGCCCCTGCCCCCGATTGCCCTCTGGAACTCCACCTCCTGCCCGGCCATATTCACCGCTAACGGCGCTTTCGCCGCAGCGGGAGCGGACGATGGCGGCGGCGACAGAACCCACAACAACCCCGGACATCAATTTCACCTTCAATGACGAGCAGCTTGCCCGCCTGATGGCCTGGGGCGAGGTGCGCCGCCATGAGGAGGGTGGGGTGCTGTCCGCCTTTGGCGAGCGCTGCGTGGACATGCTCGTCACCTTGAGCGGGGAGACCCACATCTTCATTGATTCCCCCACCGGCCCGGTACGGCGCGGGTGGATGGAGCGGGGCCAGTTCGCAGGTGATATCGCGGTGCTGACCGGCGCGGCGGTGATGGCGCGCACGGTCATGGGCAAGGGCGGCGAGGTGTTGCATATCCCCTTTGCGCGCTTCCAGCGCCTGCTGGTGGAAGACAGCGAGCTGTCCGACATTTTCGTGCGCGCCCTCACCGCGCGGCGCGCGTTTGCGGTCTCCACGCGGTTTGGCGCGCTGATCGTCATCGGCGCGCGCTATGACCGCCAGCTCTTCGCCTTGCGCGATTTCCTGACCCGCCAGGGCGCGCCCCATACCTGGCTGGACCCCGACACGGACCCGCTGGCCGAGCCGGTGATGGACGCGATGGCGCTGACGTCCGCCGATCTGCCCGCCGTGGTGCTGGGTGCCGCGCAGGTCATGCGCCAGCTCGATGTGGAGGCGCTGGCCGCCGCGCTGGGCTATGGCGTCCTGCCCGAGGAGGGCGAGGTGGATGTTGTCGTGGTCGGTGCCGGGCCGGCGGGCCTCGCCGCCTCGGTCTATGCCGGGTCCGAAGGCCTGTCAGTGGTGGTGCTGGATGCCGAGGCGCCGGGCGGACAGGCCGGGTCCTCCTCCAAGATTGAAAACTATCTTGGCTTTCCCACCGGCGTATCAGGCCGCGAGCTCGCCGAGCGCGCCGCCGTCCAAGCCCAGAAATTCGGTGTGAGCCTGGCCGCGCCGGTGCGTGCCGCCGCGCTCGAGACACGCTCCGATGGCCGCTACGGCCTGCGCATGCGTGACGGGCGCAGCCTCATTGCCCGCGCCGTGGTCATCGCCACCGGCGCACAATACCGCCGTCTGCCCCTGGAAGGCCTCGAGGCGCTGGAAGGCGCCGGCATCTATTACGGTGCCTCGGCGCTGGAGGGCCAGCTATGCGCCGGCGCGGAAGTGTGCGTGGTGGGCGCGGGCAATTCAGCCGGTCAGGGCGCGGTCTTCCTGGCGCGCACCGCAAAGCGCGTGCACGTCATCTACCGCCGCCCCGACCTGCGCGAGACCATGTCGGAGTACCTGGTGCGTCGCCTGGAAGAGACGCCCAACATCACCCTCCACCCGGAGGCCGAAATCTCCGCCCTGCATTCCAATGACGCCGCCCGCCCTGAAGATTTGCGCCTGACCGCCATCACCCTCGACACCCCTGCCGGCCCGGCGCGCCTCGAAACCCCCTTCGCCTTCCTGTTTATCGGCGCGGCGCCCTTCACCGGCTGGCTGCCTGAACCTGTGGCGCGCGACACGCGCGGTTTCGTCAAAACCGGTGCCGCGCTGGCGCAGAACGAGCTCGCCGCCGCCGGCTGGCACCGCCAGCGCCCGCCCAGCCCTTACGAGACCAGCCTGGAACGCGTCTACGCCGTGGGCGATGTGCGCGCCGGCTCGGTCAAACGCGTCGCCAGCGCCGTGGG contains:
- a CDS encoding FAD-dependent oxidoreductase; translation: MAAATEPTTTPDINFTFNDEQLARLMAWGEVRRHEEGGVLSAFGERCVDMLVTLSGETHIFIDSPTGPVRRGWMERGQFAGDIAVLTGAAVMARTVMGKGGEVLHIPFARFQRLLVEDSELSDIFVRALTARRAFAVSTRFGALIVIGARYDRQLFALRDFLTRQGAPHTWLDPDTDPLAEPVMDAMALTSADLPAVVLGAAQVMRQLDVEALAAALGYGVLPEEGEVDVVVVGAGPAGLAASVYAGSEGLSVVVLDAEAPGGQAGSSSKIENYLGFPTGVSGRELAERAAVQAQKFGVSLAAPVRAAALETRSDGRYGLRMRDGRSLIARAVVIATGAQYRRLPLEGLEALEGAGIYYGASALEGQLCAGAEVCVVGAGNSAGQGAVFLARTAKRVHVIYRRPDLRETMSEYLVRRLEETPNITLHPEAEISALHSNDAARPEDLRLTAITLDTPAGPARLETPFAFLFIGAAPFTGWLPEPVARDTRGFVKTGAALAQNELAAAGWHRQRPPSPYETSLERVYAVGDVRAGSVKRVASAVGEGSVTVSDIHAALAEMAAGG
- a CDS encoding peroxiredoxin gives rise to the protein MTDFAPVQLPRLNEPAPAFDAPTTHGRKTLADYKGKWLILFSHPADFTPVCTTEFIAFAKAQDRFSALNVELLGLSIDSHYAHIAWVRNIKEKFGVEIGFPIIADLSMNVAHAYGMVQPGASDTAAVRATFLIDPEGVLRAMVYYPMSNGRSIEEFVRLVQALQTSDREKVATPEGWKPGDRVIVPPPATSAAAEARASEGYDTTDWYFSTREL
- a CDS encoding cytochrome d ubiquinol oxidase subunit II gives rise to the protein MSWFADPEIWLPVAFAALMGLAIMIYVVLDGYDLGIGLLMPLVSDAEKDRMIASIGPFWDANETWLVLAVGLLLVAFPLAHGVILTALYLPVAVMLIGLIIRGVSFEFRVKAPAGHKRSWNTAFFAGSLMTASSQGYMLGLYVMGLEHTWLNTGFALLCAALLMIGYSLIGATWLIYKTDADLQRKAVAWARRGVWGVAVAIATISAVTPLASPRIWDKWFTLPQLIFLAPLPILSAVLLIALAMVLRRMPMADDRLAWSPFALVSGLVVLAFIGLAYSFYPYVVPERMTLYEAAAAPGSLAIMLVGAVVVVPVIIGYSVLSYWVFRGKATDLRYD
- a CDS encoding cytochrome ubiquinol oxidase subunit I, whose product is MDSADALMLSRIQFAANISFHILFPTVTIALGWVLVFFKMRYAATRNEWWMQAYFFWVKVFALSFALGVVSGITMSFQFGTNWPGFMERVGNIAGPLLAYEVLTAFFLEAVFLGIMLFAFRRVPGWLHTSATVAVAVGTTLSAFWIIVLNSWMHTPQGFEMRDGVAHVLSWIEIIFNPSMPYRLSHMLLASGLTVAFLIAGLSALRWLLGDRKEEVGKSLKIGLWLGAILIPAQIVLGDLHGLNTLEHQPAKVAAMEANWETRGNVPLILFALPDEEARENRFELGVPSGASLILKHHADGVVPGLNDFITEDGDILHPPVAPVFWAFRIMVGIGFLMLIFAYAGLWFSRGRRHIEGMPRILLWGLVGMSISGWVATLAGWYTTEIGRQPWLVHGVLTTHDAVGPVGPSMVLSSLLAYLAVYAVLLTAYGGVLIYLVRSAAAGADSEPRSQAGSRPFQTTAAE
- a CDS encoding Rrf2 family transcriptional regulator, with the protein product MKLTQFSNYALRILQFAALRAPDHVQMEQVARAHGISRHHLLKAANTLAREGYLEVVRGRGGGVKLSRGADTITVGDVVRHTEGPIELVECFNSDTNTCPLIGVCRLSAAMKRAMQAFLAELDQVTIADIASNRSVLLDRLAARDGVPEPAGAPPVQPRP